In one window of Trachemys scripta elegans isolate TJP31775 chromosome 5, CAS_Tse_1.0, whole genome shotgun sequence DNA:
- the LOC117878079 gene encoding mucin-5AC-like isoform X3, with protein sequence MKMCKTILPCILLLSVLVVMMAPEEMTVPDVTVKMVALVMVVTIPNTMGETVAPVTVGETVAPVIKVTVPDTPGKTVAPVTEATITEATLTDTPGKTVAPVTETTVPDKMGETVAPVTVVTLPNTMGETVAPVTVVTIPNTIGETVAPVTVVTVPNTMGETVAPVIKVTIPDTPGKTVAPVTDATIMEATLTDTPGKTVAPVTEATVPDKMRETVAPTTEATVPDTLRNILVLPIMDATVTQAAEETVAPVTEATVLGMTMTIVLGHKKISTSGLPSVKSFSSSTMKISRESTFFFKSTAKELTLEDKKLVRSTSTNLTFGPDGCWISFPYASCLLYASHCNTHLSQRVE encoded by the exons ATGAAGATGTGCAAAACTATACTTccttgtattctattattgtcaG TTTTAGTAGTCATGATGGCACCGGAGGAGATGACTGTCCCAGACGTGACGGTGAAGATGGTGGCGCTCGTCATGGTGGTGACCATCCCAAACACGATGGGGGAGACGGTGGCGCCCGTCACGGTGGGGGAGACGGTGGCACCCGTCATAAAGGTGACCGTCCCAGATACACCAGGGAAGACAGTGGCGCCCGTCACGGAGGCTACCATCACGGAGGCGACCCTCACAGACACACCGGGGAAGACGGTGGCGCCTGTCACAGAGACGACCGTTCCAGACAAGATGGGGGAGACGGTGGCGCCTGTCACAGTGGTGACCCTCCCAAACACGATGGGGGAGACAGTGGCGCCCGTCACAGTGGTGACTATCCCAAACACGATAGGGGAGACGGTGGCGCCCGTCACAGTGGTGACCGTCCCAAACACGATGGGGGAGACGGTGGCGCCTGTCATAAAGGTGACCATCCCAGACACGCCGGGGAAGACGGTGGCGCCCGTCACGGATGCTACCATCATGGAGGCGACCCTCACAGACACACCGGGGAAGACGGTGGCGCCTGTCACAGAGGCGACCGTTCCAGACAAGATGAGGGAGACGGTGGCGCCCACCACGGAGGCGACAGTCCCAGACACGCTGAGGAATATATTGGTGCTGCCCATCATGGACGCAACCGTCACGCAGGCAGCGGAAGAGACGGTGGCGCCCGTCACGGAGGCAACCGTCCTAGGCATGACGATGACCATAGTGCTTGGACATAAAAAAATCTCAACTTCAGGGCTGCCATCAGTAAAAAGCTTCTCAAGTTCTACAATGAAAATAAGTAGAGAATCAACATTCTTTTTCAAGTCTACTGCTAAAGAACTAACTTTGGAGGACAAGAAGTTAGTCAGATCAACCTCTACCAACCTGACTTTTGGGCCAg